From the Cucurbita pepo subsp. pepo cultivar mu-cu-16 chromosome LG05, ASM280686v2, whole genome shotgun sequence genome, one window contains:
- the LOC111795074 gene encoding protein NRT1/ PTR FAMILY 7.3-like isoform X2 yields MACLEICNQNLQGDETKEEREICTLDGTIDWHGQPAIRSKTGGWVAGIIILLNQGLATLAFFGVGVNLVLFLTRVLQQNNADAANSVSKWTGTVYIFSLVGAFLSDSYWGRYKTSAIFQIIFVIGLVSLSITSQLFLIKPKGCGDENTPCESHSRLGTALFYLSIYLIALGNGGYQPNIATLGADQFDEEDSTEGHSKVAFFSYFYLALNLGSLFSNTILGYFEDGGLWALGFWVSTGSAFAALVLFLCGTPRYRHFKPSGNPIPRFCQVIVAAAKKSTVKMPSSEDELYNVDGKDCSMNHSRKIFHTHGFKFLDRAAYISSRDLDNQGQGIDNPWRLCPITQVEEVKCILRLLPIWLCTIIYSVVFTQMASLFVEQGAAMKTTVSNFHIPPASMSSFDILSVAVFIFLYRRVLDPLAGKLRKSDSKGLTELQRMGIGLIIAVMAMVSAGIVECYRLKYAKGECTRCEGSSSLSIFWQVPQYAFIGASEVFMYVGQLEFFNAQTPDRLKSFGSALCMTSISLGNYVSSFLVTVVMKISTEDHMPGWIPGNLNRGHLDRFYFLLAGLTAIDFAVYILCAKWYKCIKLEGKCEESEDQEHIKV; encoded by the exons ATGGCTTGCTTGGAGATTTGCAACCAG AATTTGCAGGGTGATGAGACTAAAGAAGAGAGGGAAATTTGCACTCTTGATGGGACTATTGATTGGCATGGCCAACCTGCAATCCGGTCAAAAACGGGAGGATGGGTTGCTGGAATCATCATACTCT TGAATCAAGGTCTTGCAACTCTTGCGTTCTTTGGGGTTGGTGTGAACTTGGTGTTGTTCCTGACAAGAGTTTTGCAGCAAAACAATGCCGATGCAGCCAACAGTGTAAGCAAATGGACCGGGACGGTCTACATCTTCTCTCTTGTTGGGGCTTTCCTCAGTGATTCGTACTGGGGAAGGTACAAAACTAGTGCCATTTTTCAGATCATCTTTGTCATT GGCCTGGTTTCACTTTCCATAACGTCACAGCTCTTCCTGATCAAACCAAAAGGTTGTGGGGATGAGAACACCCCATGCGAGTCACATTCAAGATTGGGGACTGCATTGTTTTACCTCTCCATTTACCTTATTGCACTAGGAAACGGGGGATATCAACCAAATATTGCCACACTTGGAGCAGACcaatttgatgaagaagacTCCACAGAGGGGCACTCAAAAGTGGCATTCTTTAGCTACTTCTACTTGGCGCTTAACTTGGGTTCTCTCTTCTCAAACACCATTTTAGGGTACTTTGAAGATGGAGGACTGTGGGCTCTGGGCTTCTGGGTGTCAACTGGCTCAGCTTTTGCAGCAttggttttgtttctttgtggAACGCCAAGGTACAGGCACTTCAAGCCAAGTGGTAACCCTATCCCAAGATTCTGCCAAGTCATTGTTGCTGCTGCTAAGAAATCAACAGTCAAGATGCCATCAAGTGAAGATGAACTATACAACGTTGATGGCAAGGACTGTTCAATGAACCATAGTAGAAAGATATTTCACACCCATGGGTTCAA GTTTTTGGATAGGGCTGCATATATCTCATCAAGAGATTTGGATAACCAAGGACAAGGTATTGACAATCCATGGCGCCTCTGTCCCATCACACAAGTGGAAGAGGTCAAGTGCATTTTAAGATTACTTCCTATTTGGCTCTGCACCATAATATACTCAGTGGTCTTCACTCAAATGGCTTCCCTCTTTGTCGAGCAAGGCGCTGCCATGAAAACTACTGTTTCAAACTTCCACATCCCACCTGCAAGTATGTCGAGTTTCGACATTCTCAGTGTGGcagttttcattttcctttacCGCCGAGTCCTAGACCCACTAGCAGGAAAACTTAGAAAATCAGATTCTAAAGGGTTGACTGAGCTTCAGAGAATGGGGATTGGTCTCATCATAGCAGTGATGGCAATGGTTTCAGCAGGAATAGTGGAGTGTTATAGGCTAAAGTACGCCAAAGGCGAGTGCACACGCTGTGAAGGCTCGAGCTCCCTAAGCATCTTTTGGCAGGTTCCACAATATGCATTTATAGGAGCTTCCGAGGTCTTCATGTACGTGGGACAATTGGAGTTCTTCAATGCACAAACCCCAGACAGATTGAAGAGCTTTGGTAGTGCACTTTGTATGACATCTATCTCTTTGGGGAATTATGTCAGTAGCTTTCTGGTCACTGTCGTAATGAAAATATCAACAGAGGATCACATGCCAGGCTGGATTCCAGGAAACCTGAACAGAGGTCATCTAGATAGATTTTACTTCCTATTAGCTGGATTGACAGCAATTGACTTTGCAGTGTATATTCTCTGTGCTAAATGGTACAAATGTATCAAATTGGAGGGCAAGTGTGAAGAAAGTGAAGACCAGGAGCACATCAAGGTTTGA
- the LOC111795074 gene encoding protein NRT1/ PTR FAMILY 7.3-like isoform X1, with amino-acid sequence MTNRKKKAHFRVYFVFWVQNLQGDETKEEREICTLDGTIDWHGQPAIRSKTGGWVAGIIILLNQGLATLAFFGVGVNLVLFLTRVLQQNNADAANSVSKWTGTVYIFSLVGAFLSDSYWGRYKTSAIFQIIFVIGLVSLSITSQLFLIKPKGCGDENTPCESHSRLGTALFYLSIYLIALGNGGYQPNIATLGADQFDEEDSTEGHSKVAFFSYFYLALNLGSLFSNTILGYFEDGGLWALGFWVSTGSAFAALVLFLCGTPRYRHFKPSGNPIPRFCQVIVAAAKKSTVKMPSSEDELYNVDGKDCSMNHSRKIFHTHGFKFLDRAAYISSRDLDNQGQGIDNPWRLCPITQVEEVKCILRLLPIWLCTIIYSVVFTQMASLFVEQGAAMKTTVSNFHIPPASMSSFDILSVAVFIFLYRRVLDPLAGKLRKSDSKGLTELQRMGIGLIIAVMAMVSAGIVECYRLKYAKGECTRCEGSSSLSIFWQVPQYAFIGASEVFMYVGQLEFFNAQTPDRLKSFGSALCMTSISLGNYVSSFLVTVVMKISTEDHMPGWIPGNLNRGHLDRFYFLLAGLTAIDFAVYILCAKWYKCIKLEGKCEESEDQEHIKV; translated from the exons ATGACgaacaggaagaagaaggcACATTTTAgagtgtattttgttttttgggtACAGAATTTGCAGGGTGATGAGACTAAAGAAGAGAGGGAAATTTGCACTCTTGATGGGACTATTGATTGGCATGGCCAACCTGCAATCCGGTCAAAAACGGGAGGATGGGTTGCTGGAATCATCATACTCT TGAATCAAGGTCTTGCAACTCTTGCGTTCTTTGGGGTTGGTGTGAACTTGGTGTTGTTCCTGACAAGAGTTTTGCAGCAAAACAATGCCGATGCAGCCAACAGTGTAAGCAAATGGACCGGGACGGTCTACATCTTCTCTCTTGTTGGGGCTTTCCTCAGTGATTCGTACTGGGGAAGGTACAAAACTAGTGCCATTTTTCAGATCATCTTTGTCATT GGCCTGGTTTCACTTTCCATAACGTCACAGCTCTTCCTGATCAAACCAAAAGGTTGTGGGGATGAGAACACCCCATGCGAGTCACATTCAAGATTGGGGACTGCATTGTTTTACCTCTCCATTTACCTTATTGCACTAGGAAACGGGGGATATCAACCAAATATTGCCACACTTGGAGCAGACcaatttgatgaagaagacTCCACAGAGGGGCACTCAAAAGTGGCATTCTTTAGCTACTTCTACTTGGCGCTTAACTTGGGTTCTCTCTTCTCAAACACCATTTTAGGGTACTTTGAAGATGGAGGACTGTGGGCTCTGGGCTTCTGGGTGTCAACTGGCTCAGCTTTTGCAGCAttggttttgtttctttgtggAACGCCAAGGTACAGGCACTTCAAGCCAAGTGGTAACCCTATCCCAAGATTCTGCCAAGTCATTGTTGCTGCTGCTAAGAAATCAACAGTCAAGATGCCATCAAGTGAAGATGAACTATACAACGTTGATGGCAAGGACTGTTCAATGAACCATAGTAGAAAGATATTTCACACCCATGGGTTCAA GTTTTTGGATAGGGCTGCATATATCTCATCAAGAGATTTGGATAACCAAGGACAAGGTATTGACAATCCATGGCGCCTCTGTCCCATCACACAAGTGGAAGAGGTCAAGTGCATTTTAAGATTACTTCCTATTTGGCTCTGCACCATAATATACTCAGTGGTCTTCACTCAAATGGCTTCCCTCTTTGTCGAGCAAGGCGCTGCCATGAAAACTACTGTTTCAAACTTCCACATCCCACCTGCAAGTATGTCGAGTTTCGACATTCTCAGTGTGGcagttttcattttcctttacCGCCGAGTCCTAGACCCACTAGCAGGAAAACTTAGAAAATCAGATTCTAAAGGGTTGACTGAGCTTCAGAGAATGGGGATTGGTCTCATCATAGCAGTGATGGCAATGGTTTCAGCAGGAATAGTGGAGTGTTATAGGCTAAAGTACGCCAAAGGCGAGTGCACACGCTGTGAAGGCTCGAGCTCCCTAAGCATCTTTTGGCAGGTTCCACAATATGCATTTATAGGAGCTTCCGAGGTCTTCATGTACGTGGGACAATTGGAGTTCTTCAATGCACAAACCCCAGACAGATTGAAGAGCTTTGGTAGTGCACTTTGTATGACATCTATCTCTTTGGGGAATTATGTCAGTAGCTTTCTGGTCACTGTCGTAATGAAAATATCAACAGAGGATCACATGCCAGGCTGGATTCCAGGAAACCTGAACAGAGGTCATCTAGATAGATTTTACTTCCTATTAGCTGGATTGACAGCAATTGACTTTGCAGTGTATATTCTCTGTGCTAAATGGTACAAATGTATCAAATTGGAGGGCAAGTGTGAAGAAAGTGAAGACCAGGAGCACATCAAGGTTTGA